In a genomic window of Ipomoea triloba cultivar NCNSP0323 chromosome 3, ASM357664v1:
- the LOC116011908 gene encoding ABC transporter B family member 20-like, whose protein sequence is MMISRGLFGWSPPHIQPLTPVSEVSEPPESPSPYLEASGDVVPAEMDEEIDAETEEIEPPPAAVPFSQLFACADRLDWFLMAIGSLAAAAHGTALVIYLHYFAKIIHLLKHSSEPPDELFHRFTELALTIVYIAAGVFVAGWIEVSCWILTGERQTAVIRSKYVQVLLNQDMSFFDTYGNNGDIVSQVLSDVLLIQSALSEKVGNYIHNMATFFSGLVIGIVNCWQIALLTLATGPFIVAAGGISNIFLHRLAENIQDAYAEAASIAEQAVSYIRTLYAFTNETLAKYSYATSLQATLRYGILISLVQGLGLGFTYGLAICSCALQLWVGRFLVTSGKAHGGEIITALFAVILSGLGLNQAATNFYSFEQGRIAAYRLFEMISRSSSSVNNEGITLASVQGNIEFRNVYFSYLSRPEIPILSGFYLTVPAKKAVALVGRNGSGKSSIIPLMERFYDPTLGEVLLDGENIKNLKLEWLRSQIGLVTQEPALLSLSIRENIAYGRDASLDQIEEAAKIAHAHSFISSLDKGYDTQVGRAGLSLTEEQKIKLSVARAVLSNPSILLLDEVTGGLDFEAERSVQEALDLLMLGRSTIIIARRLSLIKNADYIAVMEEGQLVEMGTHDELITLDGLYAELLKCEEAAKLPRRMPMRNYQEAAAFQIEKDSPTSHSFQEPSSPRMMKSPSLQRTSGLHAFCASDLPFNSQESPHNRSPPPEQTAENGVPLDGTDKEPSMKRQDSFEMRLPELPKIDVQSAHRQTPTSDPESPVSPLLTSDPKNERSHSQTFSRPLSEYDDEPMKTREAKDMQHREPPSFWRLVELSLTEWLYAVLGSTGAAIFGSFNPLLAYTIALIVTAYYRIDEKHHTHEKHHIRHEVDKWCLIIACMGIVTVVANFLQHFYFGIMGEKMTERVRRMMFSAMLRNEVGWFDDEENSADNLSMRLANDATFVRAAFSNRLSIFIQDSAAVVVAVLIGMALEWRLALVALATLPVLTISAVAQKLWLAGFSKGIQEMHRKASLVLEDAVRNIYTVVAFCAGNKVMELYRFQLWKIFNKSFLQGMAIGFGFGLSQFLLFGCNALLLWYTALSVKHRRMNLPTAIKEYIVFSFATFALVEPFGLAPYILKRRKSLISVFEIIDRVPKIDPDDNAAVKPPNVYGTIELKHVDFSYPTRPEVLVLSNFSLKVNGGQTVAVVGVSGSGKSTIISLIERFYDPIAGQVLLDGRDLKSYNLRWLRNHLGLVQQEPIIFSTTIRENIIYARHNASEAEVKEAARIANAHHFISSLPHGYDTHVGMRGVDLTPGQKQRIAIARVVLKNAPVYLLDEASSSIESESSRVVQEALDTLIMGNKTTIMIAHRAAMMKHVDNIVVLNGGRIVEEGTHDSLMAKNGLYVRLMQPHFGKGLRPHRLV, encoded by the exons ATGATGATATCAAGGGGGTTGTTTGGGTGGTCGCCGCCCCACATACAGCCGTTGACGCCTGTTTCGGAGGTGTCGGAGCCGCCGGAATCACCTTCGCCGTACTTGGAAGCTAGCGGCGATGTGGTCCCGGCTGAGATGGATGAGGAAATTGATGCTGAGACTGAGGAGATTGAGCCCCCGCCGGCTGCCGTGCCGTTCTCGCAGCTGTTTGCATGTGCCGACCGCCTCGATTGGTTCCTCATGGCTATTGGGTCGCTTGCCGCAGCTGCTCATGGCACGGCTCTGGTCATTTACTTGCATTACTTTGCTAAGATTATTCACTTGCTAAAGCACAGTTCAGAGCCGCCTGATGAGTTGTTCCACAGATTTACTGAG CTTGCTTTGACCATTGTTTATATTGCTGCTGGAGTTTTTGTTGCTGGTTGGATTG AGGTATCGTGCTGGATTCTTACTGGAGAGCGACAAACTGCTGTAATAAGATCAAAATATGTTCAAGTATTACTGAACCAAGACATGAGCTTCTTTGATACATATGGAAACAACGGAGATATAGTGAGCCAAGTATTAAGTGATGTGCTGCTTATTCAATCAGCTTTAAGTGAAAAA GTGGggaattatattcataatatgGCTACATTTTTCAGTGGTCTTGTGATTGGAATTGTTAACTGTTGGCAAATAGCCCTTTTGACTTTAGCAACCGGCCCATTTATTGTTGCAGCAGGAGGAATATCAAATATATTTCTACACAGACTTGCAGAGAATATCCAAGATGCTTATGCTGAAGCTGCTAGTATTGCTGAACAG GCTGTCTCTTATATTAGGACATTATATGCATTTACAAATGAAACATTGGCAAAATATTCATATGCAACGTCTCTACAAGCTACACTTAGGTATGGTATATTGATAAGTCTTGTCCAAGGACTCGGACTCGGTTTTACATATGGGCTTGCAATTTGTTCTTGTGCCTTGCAACTTTGGGTTGGAAGGTTCCTGGTTACTAGTGGAAAAGCTCACGGTGGTGAAATTATTACTGCCCTATTTGCTGTTATCTTAAGTGGCCT TGGGTTAAATCAAGCAGCTACAAACTTCTATTCGTTTGAACAAGGGAGAATTGCTGCATATAGACTTTTCGAGATGATAAGCCGTTCATCCTCCAGTGTTAATAATGAAGGAATTACTCTTGCTTCTGTACAAGGAAACATCGAGTTCCGGAATGTGTACTTTAGCTACCTCTCCCGACCTGAAATTCCTATATTGAGTGGATTTTACCTCACTGTACCAGCAAAGAAGGCAGTAGCGCTTGTTGGCAGAAATGGCTCTGGTAAAAGTAGCATTATTCCACTTATGGAACGGTTTTATGATCCTACATTAG GAGAAGTACTTTTAGAtggggaaaatataaaaaatctaaaGCTGGAATGGCTCAGAAGCCAAATTGGTTTAGTAACCCAGGAACCTGCCTTGCTAAGTCTCAGTATCAGAGAGAATATTGCTTATGGGAGGGATGCTTCTCTAGATCAGATTGAAGAAGCTGCTAAAATAGCACATGCCCATTCATTTATTAGCTCACTTGACAAAGGATATGACACTCAG GTGGGAAGAGCTGGCCTCTCATTGACAGAAGAGCAAAAGATAAAACTTTCTGTTGCTAGGGCTGTGCTTTCAAATCCATCTATCCTCCTCCTTGATGAGGTTACTGGTGGCCTTGATTTTGAAGCTGAAAGATCAGTTCAGGAAGCTCTGGATCTCCTTATGTTAGGGCGATCAACTATCATCATAGCTAGACGGCTTAGTCTTATTAAGAATGCTGATTATATTGCCGTAATGGAGGAAGGTCAACTGGTTGAAATGGGAACACATGATGAATTGATAACATTGGATGGCCTCTATGCTGAACTTCTTAAATGTGAAGAAGCTGCAAAGCTTCCGCGCAG GATGCCAATGAGGAACTACCAGGAGGCTGCTGcttttcaaattgaaaaagaTTCTCCTACAAGTCACAGCTTCCAAGAACCATCATCCCCTAGAATGATGAAGTCTCCATCTCTTCAAAGGACTTCTGGCCTCCATGCATTTTGTGCCTCGGATCTTCCGTTTAACTCACAAGAATCTCCTCACAATCGGAGTCCCCCACCAGAGCAAACAGCAGAAAATGGTGTGCCCTTAGATGGAACAGACAAAGAACCATCTATGAAAAGGCAGGATAGCTTTGAAATGAGACTACCGGAGCTACCCAAGATTGATGTCCAATCTGCCCATCGACAAACACCCACTTCTGATCCCGAATCACCTGTCTCTCCACTATTGACATCTGATCCAAAGAATGAGCGTTCTCATTCACAGACATTTAGTCGACCACTTAGTGAGTATGATGATGAACCTATGAAAACAAGAGAAGCAAAGGATATGCAGCATCGAGAGCCACCATCTTTCTGGAGGCTTGTAGAACTTAGCCTTACTGAATGGCTTTATGCTGTTTTAGGAAGCACTGGTGCAGCAATATTTGGTTCTTTTAATCCTCTGCTTGCTTACACCATTGCACTCATTGTAACAGCTTATTATAGAATTGATGAGAAGCATCATACACATGAGAAACATCATATACGACATGAAGTTGACAAGTGGTGCTTAATCATTGCTTGCATGGGAATTGTAACTGTAGTTGCCAACTTTCTGCAGCACTTCTATTTTGGTATAATGGGAGAGAAAATGACAGAACGTGTTCGGAGAATGATGTTTTCTG CAATGCTCCGAAATGAAGTTGGATGGTTTGATGATGAGGAAAATAGTGCAGATAACCTGTCTATGCGATTGGCAAATGATGCTACATTTGTGCGTGCTGCATTCAGCAATCGTCTTTCTATATTCATACAAGACAGTGCAGCTGTAGTTGTTGCTGTTCTTATTGGTATGGCACTGGAGTGGCGGCTGGCACTTGTGGCTTTAGCAACTCTGCCTGTTCTCACCATTTCTGCTGTAGCACAG AAACTGTGGCTTGCTGGGTTTTCAAAGGGAATACAGGAGATGCATAGGAAGGCTTCTCTGGTCCTGGAGGATGCAGTTAGAAATATCTACACGGTTGTAGCATTTTGTGCTGGAAATAAGGTGATGGAACTCTATAGGTTTCAGCTGTGGAAGATATTCAACAAGAGCTTCCTCCAGGGAATGGCAATTGGTTTTGGGTTTGGCTTATCACAGTTTCTGCTTTTTGGGTGCAATGCTCTTCTCCTTTGGTACACCGCTCTTTCTGTGAAGCATAGGCGCATGAATCTGCCAACGGCTATCAAGGAATATATAGTGTTTTCTTTTGCAACTTTTGCCCTTGTAGAGCCTTTTGGCTTGGCACCCTATATCCTCAAAAGAAGAAAATCTCTGATATCAGTTTTCGAAATAATTGATCGGGTACCCAAGATTGATCCAGATGACAACGCAGCAGTGAAACCTCCAAATGTTTATGGAACCATCGAGTTAAAACATGTTGATTTCTCTTATCCAACTAGGCCAGAAGTCCTGGTATTGAGCAATTTCAGCCTTAAAGTCAATGGAGGACAAACTGTAGCAGTGGTGGGTGTTTCAGGGTCTGGAAAGAGCACCATAATTTCTTTGATTGAAAGGTTTTATGATCCAATAGCCGGTCAGGTTCTACTAGACGGTCGAGATCTAAAATCATACAACTTGAGATGGCTGAGGAATCACTTAGGTCTTGTTCAGCAGGAGCCAATCATATTCTCAACCACCATCCGGGAAAACATCATATATGCAAGGCACAATGCTAGCGAAGCTGAAGTGAAAGAGGCAGCTAGAATAGCAAATGCTCATCATTTCATCAGCAGTTTGCCTCATGGTTATGACACTCATGTTGGGATGAGGGGTGTGGATCTGACTCCAGGACAGAAACAAAGAATAGCCATAGCTCGTGTCGTTCTGAAGAACGCACCTGTCTACTTGCTGGACGAAGCAAGTTCATCCATTGAATCCGAGTCGAGCAGGGTGGTTCAGGAGGCTCTCGACACTCTAATAATGGGAAACAAGACGACCATTATGATTGCTCACCGAGCAGCAATGATGAAGCATGTCGACAACATTGTTGTACTCAACGGTGGGCGGATTGTAGAGGAAGGAACCCACGACTCGCTAATGGCAAAGAATGGTTTGTACGTGCGCTTGATGCAACCGCACTTTGGAAAAGGATTGCGTCCTCATAGACTTGTTTAG
- the LOC116012784 gene encoding uncharacterized protein LOC116012784, with product MVNCEESEGLSQSREIGCWIHSPRHLAFTLTRILCIITGMNVLPIMWSSTRSSSAVQTNSSPTSQVVLEAGLLFLHTNIYTCLEFHSILLYSLGLIHALTFEAHPAMTHSSFGGFIFWKDSRAKSNCRIMIVLSSHLNSRKGGLHHRQEDCMLAVDQDK from the exons ATGGTGAATTGTGAAGAATCTGAGGGCCTTTCTCAATCTAGAG AGATCGGCTGTTGGATACACTCGCCAAGGCATTTAGCGTTTACTCTGACCCGTATTCTCTGCATCATAACAGGTATGAACGTACTACCTATTATGTGGTCCAGTACTAGATCATCTTCTGCAGTGCAGACAAATTCGTCACCCACATCCCAAG TGGTCCTGGAGGCAGGCTTGCTGTTTCTGCACACAAACATCTATACATGCCTGGAATTTCATAGCATATTG CTCTACAGTTTGGGATTGATTCATGCATTAACCTTTGAAGCCCACCCTGCAATGACGCACTCTTCATTTGGAGGCTTCATCTTCTGGAAAGACTCCCGAGCAAAGAGCAACTGCAGGATAATGATCG TGCTCAGTTCCCATTTGAACTCAAGGAAGGGAGGCCTTCACCACAGACAGGAGGATTGTATGCTTGCTGTCGATCAAGACAAATGA
- the LOC116013428 gene encoding receptor-like protein kinase THESEUS 1 gives MGCLNGLCFACCLWCVVGVISVVCGAFSPIDGFLISCGKSRAVEVEDGRVFQPDFGNSNVGLSANSHIVVSNAGKGMSDLYGSARVFTESSTYTIRTKQGGRHWLRLHFFPVENSDYDLKLAAFSVVANGVTLLHRFSYSKLQENGPVVKEYVVEIGRLSSDNLELILSPWPGSIAFINGIEVVSLPKGQFDSRVVPIPDGSPSVIPSSTALETVYRVNMGGPSLTPKNDTLWRVWRSDYPFLVNPAAAVNVSTNPRSVRYPAGVSVEIAPNWVYATAQEMADAQVVDPNFNLTWAFGVDPGFAYFIRMHFCDIVSDALGKLVFNVYVNEYTAVDSLDISSKTMELSAAYFIDFVVNISEGSDKLFIKVGPSTSGRVQANAILNGLEIMKLSDSSQCLDGGCIGISHNSVSSEHKKPVMVVIFACLGSVAVLVLVSVACFLYSRRSKTGEKAKVNQVSWVSFRTHAGVSETKVSAGSFASSSPSPLGRVFTFSEILGATKNFDEGLVIGVGGFGKVYKGVLESGVTVAVKRGNRKSQQGLVEFRTEIEMLSKLRHRHLVSLIGYCEELNEMILVYEFMAGGPFRKHLYGSDLPPLSWKQRLEICIGAAKGLHYLHTGASETIIHRDVKTTNILLDESLKAKMADFGLSKFGPAMDQTHVSTAVKGSFGYLDPEYYRRQQLTEKSDVYSFGVVLMEVLCARPAINPALPREQVNIAEWAMQWQKKGQLEQIIDPHLLGKVSLESLRKCGETAEKCLAEYGTERPSMGDVLWNLEYALQLQETASGQSIDDENSSSYIPDIPYLFPRTESAADTDEIDVVSNGESSDISTSTGVFSQILNPKGR, from the coding sequence ATGGGTTGTTTAAATGGGTTGTGTTTTGCTTGCTGTTTGTGGTGTGTGGTTGGGGTTATATCAGTGGTTTGTGGTGCTTTTAGCCCTATTGATGGGTTCTTGATTAGCTGTGGGAAGAGTAGAGCAGTGGAGGTGGAGGATGGTAGGGTTTTTCAGCCTGATTTTGGGAATTCCAATGTGGGATTGTCTGCAAATTCCCACATTGTGGTCTCAAATGCTGGGAAGGGCATGTCTGATCTTTATGGTTCTGCTAGGGTTTTCACTGAGAGTTCTACTTACACCATTAGAACTAAGCAGGGTGGTAGGCATTGGCTAAGATTGCATTTTTTCCCTGTTGAGAACAGTGATTATGACTTGAAGTTAGCTGCTTTTTCTGTTGTGGCAAATGGGGTTACTCTGCTTCATAGATTTTCATATTCTAAATTGCAAGAAAATGGCCCTGTAGTGAAGGAATATGTAGTTGAGATTGGTAGATTGAGTTCAGATAATTTGGAACTTATACTGTCTCCATGGCCTGGCTCAATTGCATTTATCAATGGGATTGAGGTGGTGTCTCTGCCCAAGGGTCAATTTGATTCTAGGGTTGTTCCAATTCCAGATGGCTCACCCTCTGTGATCCCGTCGTCCACTGCTCTTGAGACGGTTTACAGGGTGAATATGGGTGGCCCGAGTTTGACACCCAAAAACGACACATTGTGGAGGGTTTGGCGATCGGATTATCCATTTCTTGTTAATCCGGCTGCTGCTGTGAACGTGAGCACGAACCCTAGATCAGTTAGGTACCCTGCTGGGGTCTCGGTTGAGATTGCACCGAATTGGGTTTATGCCACAGCCCAAGAAATGGCAGATGCTCAAGTGGTTGACCCGAACTTCAATCTAACGTGGGCGTTTGGAGTTGATCCGGGATTCGCTTACTTCATAAGGATGCACTTCTGTGATATCGTCAGTGATGCTCTTGGTAAATTGGTGTTTAATGTTTATGTCAATGAATATACTGCTGTGGATTCTCTTGATATCTCGAGTAAGACAATGGAGTTGTCAGCAGCGTACTTTATTGATTTTGTTGTCAATATCTCTGAGGGCTCGGATAAACTTTTCATCAAAGTAGGCCCTTCTACTTCAGGGAGAGTCCAGGCGAATGCGATTCTTAATGGTTTAGAGATAATGAAGTTGAGCGATTCTAGTCAATGCCTCGATGGCGGTTGTATTGGGATATCCCATAACTCGGTGTCATCTGAGCATAAGAAGCCTGTGATGGTAGTGATTTTTGCCTGCTTAGGAAGCGTGGCAGTTTTGGTTCTCGTGTCAGTAGCTTGTTTCCTCTATTCCCGACGTTCCAAAACAGGGGAGAAGGCGAAAGTGAACCAGGTTTCGTGGGTTTCGTTTCGTACACACGCGGGAGTTTCAGAAACCAAAGTGTCAGCAGGAAGTTTTGCTTCCTCGTCGCCTTCTCCCTTGGGGCGCGTTTTCACCTTCTCTGAGATTCTTGGAGCCACGAAGAACTTTGACGAGGGTTTGGTGATAGGAGTGGGCGGTTTTGGCAAGGTTTACAAAGGAGTGCTTGAAAGCGGGGTCACGGTAGCTGTAAAGAGAGGAAACCGCAAATCCCAACAAGGGCTAGTTGAGTTCAGGACAGAAATCGAGATGCTATCTAAGCTTCGCCATAGGCATCTCGTTTCTCTGATTGGGTATTGTGAAGAGCTGAACGAGATGATCCTTGTGTACGAGTTCATGGCGGGTGGACCGTTCAGGAAACACTTGTACGGGTCAGATCTTCCCCCGCTGTCCTGGAAACAAAGACTAGAAATATGCATTGGTGCAGCTAAAGGGCTGCATTATCTGCACACCGGGGCATCAGAGACCATAATTCACCGCGATGTGAAGACAACTAACATCTTGCTGGACGAGAGCCTCAAGGCGAAAATGGCAGATTTCGGTCTCTCAAAATTCGGCCCTGCAATGGACCAAACGCACGTAAGCACAGCAGTGAAGGGAAGCTTCGGGTATCTCGATCCAGAATACTATCGCAGGCAACAGCTCACTGAGAAATCCGATGTCTACTCGTTCGGAGTCGTGCTCATGGAGGTTCTATGCGCTCGCCCAGCAATCAACCCCGCTCTCCCTCGAGAGCAAGTGAACATCGCAGAATGGGCAATGCAGTGGCAAAAGAAGGGCCAGCTCGAGCAAATAATCGACCCCCATCTCCTAGGCAAAGTGAGCCTCGAGTCACTGAGGAAATGCGGGGAGACAGCTGAGAAATGCCTGGCTGAGTATGGAACCGAGAGGCCTTCCATGGGAGACGTTCTGTGGAATCTCGAGTACGCGCTTCAGTTGCAAGAGACGGCTTCTGGGCAATCCATTGACGACGAAAACAGCTCTAGTTACATCCCCGACATACCCTACTTGTTTCCTCGTACTGAATCTGCAGCTGACACTGATGAAATCGATGTCGTTAGCAATGGAGAATCATCTGACATATCCACTTCAACAGGAGTGTTCTCCCAGATCTTGAATCCAAAGGGAAGATGA
- the LOC116011852 gene encoding 60S ribosomal protein L23a-like: MAPKADSTKKADPKAQAAKAAKAVKGTTFKKKAKKIRTKVTFHRPRTLKKERNPKYPRISAPPRNKLDHYQILKYPLTTESAMKKIEDNNTLVFIVDIRADKKKIKDAVKKMYDIQTKKVNTLIRPDGTKKAYVRLTPDFDALDVANKIGII; encoded by the exons ATGGCTCCGAAAG CTGATAGTACTAAAAAGGCTGACCCAAAGGCTCAGGCCGCAAAGGCTGCCAAGGCTGTGAAAGGTACTACCTTCAAGAAGAAGGCGAAGAAGATCCGCACCAAAGTTACCTTCCACAGGCCCAGGACATTGAAGAAGGAGAGGAACCCCAAGTACCCCCGTATCAGTGCTCCACCGAGGAACAAGTTGGACCATTACCAAATCCTTAAATATCCCTTGACCACTGAGTCTGCAATGAAGAAGATTGAGGATAACAACACCCTGGTTTTTATTGTTGACATCCGTGCtgacaaaaagaaaattaaggatGCTGTTAAGAAAATGTATGACATTCAGACAAAGAAAGTCAACACTTTGATCAG GCCTGATGGTACCAAGAAGGCATATGTTCGGTTGACTCCAGATTTTGATGCGTTGGATGTTGCAAACAAGATTGGAATCATCTAA
- the LOC116012506 gene encoding uncharacterized protein LOC116012506 isoform X1 has translation MGDSSASYIHMVQHLIEKCLIFHMNKEECMEALSKHANIEPVITATVWNELEKENPEFFAAYAQSQTKDNRMSEAETSAMIQKMISDHDANKDSDNDPSKGLGK, from the exons ATGGGGGATTCATCTgcttcatatatacatatg GTGCAGCACCTGATAGAGAAGTGCCTGATCTTCCACATGAACAAAGAAGAGTGCATGGAAGCTCTCTCTAAGCATGCGAACATCGAACCAGTCATAACTGCAACTG TGTGGAACGAGTTAGAGAAAGAGAACCCAGAATTCTTTGCTGCATACGCTCAATCCCAGACGAAAGACAACCGAATGTCGGAAGCAGAGACGAGCGCAATGatccagaaaatgatttcagaTCACGATGCTAACAAAGATTCTGACAACGATCCCTCAAAGGGTTTAGGCAAGTAA
- the LOC116012506 gene encoding uncharacterized protein LOC116012506 isoform X2 yields MVQKVQHLIEKCLIFHMNKEECMEALSKHANIEPVITATVWNELEKENPEFFAAYAQSQTKDNRMSEAETSAMIQKMISDHDANKDSDNDPSKGLGK; encoded by the exons ATGGTCCAAAAG GTGCAGCACCTGATAGAGAAGTGCCTGATCTTCCACATGAACAAAGAAGAGTGCATGGAAGCTCTCTCTAAGCATGCGAACATCGAACCAGTCATAACTGCAACTG TGTGGAACGAGTTAGAGAAAGAGAACCCAGAATTCTTTGCTGCATACGCTCAATCCCAGACGAAAGACAACCGAATGTCGGAAGCAGAGACGAGCGCAATGatccagaaaatgatttcagaTCACGATGCTAACAAAGATTCTGACAACGATCCCTCAAAGGGTTTAGGCAAGTAA